A section of the Halobacteriovorax sp. DA5 genome encodes:
- a CDS encoding FHA domain-containing protein, which yields MYKLVVVAGKLRGQEYILEEGENTLGRSEDCSVHFPVNGVSKKHLSVTVTQDVAFVKDLGSSNGTFVNGKAVKRATVKNGDKIALPDSILQVVFVKEKKKIIKKRIETVEEDDEPTYITGGEMPENIFGKIIWLFKYRLMPLIHGINEEYEWRVLTGILLSIFVVVTVTLTIFPVMKTSQSLLLLEVAKRGAHYADEIKRQNRGALARKDLDRVDTKFMEQGNNGVVSYDLFDIDGRIVRPLTKLNMYIDDPFSVQVREWAEKTMKNSSDLPMVSRLSNGEIGIGQKIKATNVKTGNLDVVGVIAIRFKPASIADEASKSRVAYLEALITSFIASIIFFAIVYYMTIRHLDEMKFQIEEALRGNRKSVDSEYLWSEIDPLRSSINSMIQRIRELQKTDDDMSFDEMESDESYVSSLYEFMQGAQGAVLVLDSQKNLSHINTLAEDITAIRGSSSEGMSLLDVAREKGFAATIIELCDASADNGGTSQKGEYELSGHFYNIFVTSLIGRDNFAKAFYVTLIKED from the coding sequence ATGTATAAATTAGTTGTTGTTGCAGGTAAACTGCGTGGACAGGAATATATTTTAGAGGAAGGGGAAAATACCCTAGGGCGCTCAGAGGATTGTAGCGTTCACTTTCCTGTAAATGGTGTTTCAAAGAAGCACTTATCCGTTACTGTTACTCAAGATGTAGCTTTTGTTAAAGATCTTGGAAGTTCAAATGGTACATTTGTTAATGGTAAAGCAGTCAAAAGGGCCACTGTTAAAAATGGAGACAAGATAGCTCTTCCTGATTCAATTCTTCAAGTCGTTTTTGTAAAAGAGAAAAAGAAGATTATTAAAAAAAGAATTGAAACTGTTGAAGAAGATGATGAACCAACATATATCACTGGTGGTGAAATGCCAGAGAATATCTTTGGAAAGATCATCTGGCTTTTTAAATATCGATTAATGCCACTAATTCATGGAATTAATGAAGAATATGAATGGCGTGTTCTTACTGGTATCTTACTTTCTATCTTCGTTGTTGTGACGGTAACTCTAACTATTTTTCCAGTAATGAAAACGTCTCAGAGTCTACTTCTTTTAGAAGTTGCTAAGCGTGGTGCACATTATGCGGATGAAATTAAAAGACAAAATAGAGGTGCATTAGCTAGAAAAGATCTTGATCGTGTTGATACAAAGTTTATGGAACAAGGAAATAACGGTGTTGTTTCTTATGATCTATTTGATATTGACGGACGAATTGTTAGACCGCTAACAAAGCTAAATATGTACATTGATGATCCTTTCTCTGTTCAAGTAAGAGAGTGGGCCGAAAAGACAATGAAGAACTCTAGTGACCTTCCTATGGTAAGTCGATTGTCAAACGGTGAAATTGGAATCGGTCAAAAGATTAAGGCAACAAATGTTAAGACAGGTAACCTTGATGTTGTTGGTGTAATCGCCATTCGTTTTAAACCAGCATCAATTGCGGATGAGGCATCTAAAAGTAGGGTTGCTTACCTAGAGGCACTAATTACGTCATTTATTGCTTCAATCATCTTCTTTGCCATTGTTTATTATATGACGATTAGACATCTAGATGAAATGAAGTTTCAGATTGAAGAGGCCTTAAGAGGAAATCGAAAAAGTGTTGATAGTGAATATTTATGGTCTGAGATTGATCCATTACGTTCATCTATAAATTCCATGATTCAAAGAATTAGAGAGCTGCAGAAAACTGACGATGATATGAGTTTTGATGAAATGGAAAGTGATGAGTCCTATGTTTCAAGCTTATATGAATTTATGCAAGGGGCACAGGGAGCTGTCCTTGTTCTAGATTCACAAAAGAATCTTTCTCATATTAATACGCTAGCAGAAGATATCACGGCGATTAGAGGTAGCTCTTCTGAAGGGATGAGCCTCTTAGATGTGGCACGTGAAAAGGGATTTGCAGCGACAATAATTGAGTTATGTGATGCCTCTGCGGATAATGGAGGAACGTCTCAGAAAGGTGAATATGAGCTTTCTGGGCATTTCTATAATATTTTTGTTACGAGTTTAATAGGGCGAGATAACTTTGCAAAGGCGTTCTATGTTACACTAATTAAAGAGGACTAA
- a CDS encoding DUF192 domain-containing protein, translated as MKISCNGIEICKQAIVADSFYKKLKGLMFSQSMDGFDGMIFYGTNAIHTCFMNYKIDVVFFNSKNEIKKIYRGLKPWRHTQIVFSASRVLELADGQLPQEIKEGDTLELCIN; from the coding sequence ATGAAGATTTCTTGTAATGGTATTGAAATATGTAAGCAGGCCATTGTTGCAGATTCTTTTTATAAGAAACTAAAGGGGCTGATGTTTTCTCAGAGCATGGATGGCTTTGATGGCATGATTTTTTATGGAACAAATGCAATTCATACCTGTTTTATGAATTATAAAATCGATGTTGTCTTCTTTAATAGTAAGAATGAAATTAAGAAAATATACCGTGGACTTAAACCATGGAGACATACGCAAATTGTTTTTAGTGCAAGTCGTGTACTAGAGTTGGCAGATGGACAATTGCCTCAAGAGATTAAGGAAGGGGATACTCTAGAGTTATGTATAAATTAG
- a CDS encoding FHA domain-containing protein — MVAAIRMTKNLSSPESSGQYHRIICMTGKNKGICYYLNGNRVVLGRLSSNDIQILDTQASREHIELTRVNNEYTLTDLKSQNGVMVNDLKVTQHKLKSGDKIIVGSTVFKYSFIEVKEEKALVEYEDPEEDEDDEDEEEEEEVKKKAKAKKKKGPATPEEKRKKLIYIAVAVMGLFFFMDGGDTKTKKATVKKEGSSIIDSSNSNTGRKYVEDLETREKVEAYIHRGRREAREGNYFRAMQEFNLALTLDPNDGNAAYHLNIAKQRLDEKIKDMFNQATKNKDSLKYNRALGTYCSIYKLLIEYKTDERFIEAKKNVEDMAEKLGMKKSDNYCF; from the coding sequence ATGGTTGCCGCAATTAGAATGACAAAGAATTTATCTTCCCCAGAATCATCTGGGCAGTACCATCGTATTATTTGTATGACTGGTAAGAATAAAGGTATTTGTTATTACTTAAACGGTAATCGAGTAGTTCTTGGTCGTCTAAGTTCTAATGATATTCAAATTCTTGATACTCAAGCTTCAAGAGAACACATTGAATTAACTCGTGTTAATAATGAATATACTCTTACCGATCTTAAGTCTCAAAATGGTGTCATGGTAAATGACTTGAAAGTGACTCAACATAAACTTAAGTCTGGTGATAAGATTATTGTTGGCTCTACAGTTTTTAAGTACTCATTCATCGAAGTAAAAGAGGAGAAGGCCCTCGTGGAATATGAGGACCCTGAAGAAGACGAAGATGATGAAGATGAGGAAGAAGAGGAAGAGGTAAAGAAGAAAGCCAAAGCTAAGAAAAAGAAAGGTCCTGCAACACCTGAGGAAAAGAGAAAGAAACTTATCTATATTGCAGTAGCAGTTATGGGCCTGTTCTTTTTTATGGATGGTGGTGATACAAAAACAAAGAAGGCAACAGTAAAAAAAGAAGGAAGTTCAATTATTGATTCCTCAAATAGTAATACTGGCCGTAAATATGTTGAAGATCTTGAAACTCGTGAGAAAGTTGAAGCTTATATTCACCGTGGTAGACGAGAAGCACGTGAAGGAAACTACTTTAGAGCAATGCAGGAATTTAATCTAGCTCTAACACTTGATCCAAATGATGGTAACGCTGCTTATCACTTAAATATTGCAAAACAGAGACTTGATGAAAAAATTAAAGATATGTTCAATCAAGCAACAAAGAATAAAGATTCTTTAAAATATAATAGAGCTTTAGGTACATATTGCTCAATTTATAAACTTTTAATTGAATACAAGACAGATGAGCGCTTTATCGAAGCTAAAAAGAACGTTGAAGATATGGCCGAAAAATTAGGGATGAAAAAGAGTGATAATTACTGTTTCTAA
- a CDS encoding type II secretion system F family protein has protein sequence MFTLLVAFDANAQSYGNYSKRDHANLLDVSCKKGNQSSCFEQGLLYQTFTDKSFKQDGINYPAEGKKLIISACQNGEQNACDYRKGAELFESSQLLMWAGIILIGIAVYIVTQMMFQDNESFQAAQKLEEGGSKKAENVKKHGFILQYSRPFFKRYISPIVSSMKNKKKIKEKYKRKLASAGLTEDMTPEDFFAFKLFLIIGFPIMFLAVREFTEADWKLSLIPVMAIVGFLYPDIWIKGKIEQRQKDIINGMPFSVDMLALSVEAGLDFIAAMTKVVDKAKPGPLTQEFEILLKEIKIGASRAEALRNMAWRVDLIQISSFCATLIAADSVGASIGPILKALSIEIRQKKSAQIEKEGATAATKILFPMMAFIVPSVLLMIFAPLVVELVGGN, from the coding sequence ATGTTTACGTTGCTCGTTGCATTCGATGCAAATGCGCAGAGCTACGGAAATTATTCAAAGCGCGATCACGCAAATTTACTTGATGTCTCTTGTAAAAAAGGAAATCAATCGAGTTGTTTTGAGCAAGGACTTCTTTACCAAACATTTACTGATAAAAGCTTTAAGCAAGATGGAATTAACTATCCTGCCGAAGGTAAGAAGCTAATTATTAGTGCCTGTCAAAATGGTGAGCAGAACGCTTGTGATTATCGAAAAGGTGCGGAGTTATTTGAAAGTTCACAGCTTCTAATGTGGGCCGGAATTATTCTTATTGGTATTGCTGTTTATATTGTCACGCAGATGATGTTTCAAGATAATGAATCTTTCCAAGCTGCGCAAAAATTAGAAGAAGGTGGTTCTAAGAAAGCTGAGAATGTAAAAAAGCACGGCTTTATTCTTCAATATTCGAGACCATTTTTTAAACGCTATATTTCACCAATTGTTTCTTCTATGAAAAATAAGAAGAAGATTAAAGAGAAGTATAAAAGAAAGCTAGCAAGTGCTGGTTTAACTGAAGATATGACTCCTGAGGATTTCTTCGCATTTAAGTTATTTCTTATTATTGGTTTCCCAATTATGTTCTTAGCTGTCAGAGAATTTACTGAAGCAGACTGGAAACTTTCTCTTATTCCTGTAATGGCAATTGTTGGATTCTTATATCCGGACATTTGGATTAAAGGAAAAATTGAACAACGCCAAAAAGATATTATCAACGGAATGCCTTTTTCAGTTGATATGCTAGCACTATCTGTTGAAGCAGGACTAGACTTTATTGCTGCGATGACTAAGGTTGTAGATAAAGCTAAACCTGGTCCACTTACACAAGAATTTGAAATTCTTCTTAAAGAAATTAAAATTGGGGCCAGTCGTGCAGAAGCTCTAAGAAATATGGCATGGCGAGTGGACTTAATTCAGATTTCTTCATTTTGTGCAACTCTAATTGCTGCAGACTCTGTTGGTGCTTCAATTGGACCAATTCTAAAAGCACTCTCAATTGAGATTAGACAAAAGAAATCAGCGCAGATTGAAAAAGAAGGTGCAACTGCTGCAACAAAGATTCTTTTTCCAATGATGGCCTTTATTGTACCTTCAGTTCTTCTTATGATCTTTGCTCCACTCGTTGTTGAGCTAGTTGGAGGGAATTAA